Proteins encoded by one window of Pempheris klunzingeri isolate RE-2024b chromosome 14, fPemKlu1.hap1, whole genome shotgun sequence:
- the LOC139213149 gene encoding organic solute transporter subunit alpha-like: MSQEEYPHAMEEALNSTIDPACLQEPPLAIDVIKQLDVFEVCLYSMLTCMSCLSLLLYLEQCVYIYKNLPYPKKTTIIWVNGAAPVIATMSCFGMWIPRAVMFTDLTSNCYFAVVVYKILVLMIEELGGTNGFLKGFSGKTFKISTGPCCCCCLCLPRVPMSRKLLFWLKLGALQYAILKTVLSVLVVVLWSNGSFDLSDLEITGSAIWINPFIGVLTIISLWPVAIIFMNTNSFLRYLNIIPKYAIYQLILVLSQLQTSIINILALDGTIACAPPFSSQARGSMLSQQMMIMEMFILTLITRFLYRRTYDAPLSEAHDEDKSAMQAAVVEHDV; encoded by the exons ATGTCTCAGGAGGAATATCCACACGCCATGGAGGAAGCACTTAACAGCACCATCGATCCAGCTTGTTTACAAGAGCCCCCACTGGCTATCGACGTGATAAAGC AGCTAGATGTGTTTGAAGTTTGCCTGTACTCCATGCTCACCTGCATGTCCTGcctctccctgctgctgtaCCTGGAGCAGTGCGTCTATATTTATAAAAACCTGCCCTACCCCAAGAAGACAACCATCATCTGGGTAAACGGTGCAGCACCA GTCATTGCAACAATGTCTTGCTTTGGGATGTGGATCCCGAGGGCAGTCATGTTCACAGATCTGACGTCTAActg tTATTTTGCAGTGGTTGTGTATAAGATCTTGGTTCTGATGATCGAGGAGTTGGGGGGCACCAATGGTTTTCTGAAAGGGTTTTCGGGCAAAACTTTCAAGATCAGCACGggaccctgctgctgctgctgcctctgtttacCCCGTGTGCCAATGTCACG GAAGTTGCTATTCTGGCTGAAGTTGGGTGCTCTTCAGTATGCAATCCTAAAGACAGTGCTCTCTGTCCTCGTCGTAGTATTGTGGTCAAATGGCAGCTTCGATCTCTCTGAT CTAGAGATCACTGGCTCGGCCATTTGGATTAACCCCTTCATTGGTGTTCTCACTATCATCTCTCTTTGGCCTGTTGCCATCATCTTCATGAACACTAACAGCTTTCTACGCTACCTCAACATAATACCCAAGTATGCCATCTACCAA TTAATACTTGTATTGAGTCAGCTGCAGACATCAATCATTAACATCCTGGCCTTGGATGGAACCATCGCCTGTGcccctcccttctcttctcAAGCTCGTGGCTCCA TGCTCAGTCAGCAGATGATGATCATGGAGATGTTCATTCTCACTCTGATCACTCGGTTTTTGTACCGTCGTACATATGACGCACCTCTCTCTGAGGCACATGACGAAGACAAAAGCGCTATGCAGGCTGCTGTCGTTGAGCATGATGTCTAA